The sequence GACCTTCCTGGTCATGCCGCTGGCGCTCAACGTGCTGGTGCTGCTGGCGGGCGGCGTGGTCTGGAACCGGCTGACCGGCCACTCCTACCCCCACCGCCCCTCACCCCAACCGCTGCAGCCGGACTGGATCGGTCATATCGAGGATAGCGATCTCGATGCCGTGCTAGCCGAATGGGATGAAGTGCTCGACGTCAGCCGCGAGGATCTGCTTGCCCTGGTCCACGCCGTCGAAGGCAAGGTCCGCGCGCGGCGCGGCGCTACAGCGTCTTCACCTCGACAGAGAAGTCCCCGGCCCCATCAAGCACCAGCCGATTGAACGAGGGGCGCGAGCTGCGCAGCCGCTGCGACAGCGTACCCGCCCCGACAATCCGGATGGTCTGACCGTCCACTTCGACAACCTTGTCGAACGGATCATGGACATGGCCCGAAAGCACCGCCCCGGCCCCGGCCCGCGCCAGCGCCGCCAGCGCGCGCTTGCCGCCGCGGGTTGATGCCGTGGCGTGGGTATTGGCCTCGACCAACGGGTGGTGACAGGCGACCAGCTTCAGCGGCACATCGCGATGATGGGCCAAGCCATGCAACGTTGCATCCAGATCACCCTGGCTGACCCGGCCCTTTGACCAGTTCAGCCGGAGCTGCGCGCGGGCGATGGTCTTGAGCGAAACGACTGCCACTTCCGGCAGGGCAATCTCGCTCCCCAGCCGATGCTTGAGCGCATGGAAGTGGGCATAGGGCCGCGCCAGCCGCCGCAGCATCATATGATAATAGGGTACGTCGTGATTGCCCGGCTCGATCGAAACCGGCACCGGCAGGTGCATCAGCCACTCCGCCGCCAACGCAAATTCCTTTGCGGTGCCACGCATGGTCAGATCACCGGTACAGATCACCGCGGCCGGCCGCTCGCGCTCCACTTCGGCGGCGAACCAGTCGAGCGCCTGACGATCCTCATAGCCGAAGTGCAAGTCGCTGACGTGGTAGAGGACTGTCTTCCCCGACATGATACGATCAGACACGCCCGCTCAGGATCAGCCAGGCCGACCCGGCATTGACCGCGCTGTACCCGGCATAGAACCACATCCAGCCGCTTGAGCCGCCTGCGACCATCAGCATGGCCCCAAGCAGCATCACGAACTCGACCAGTAGACTGAACCGCCCGCCCAGCAGGTGAAAGAACCACGGGACCTGGCCAAGCAGCGGGTGCTCGCTGTTCAGCACGGCGCGGTGGACCGCGAAGTTGGTGACCCCCAGCAGGAAGACGAACGCGACAAGCATCCTGGCTGCCCTATCACGCGATTCGGCGGGCTTACAGCCCAATCCGCCCTGTCGTTCGCCGGACCGATTCAGCGCTTGGTCGCCGAATTCGGCGCTTGGTCGGTTCGCGGACGTACCTCGTCGAGCATTGCTGTATCGCTACACCAACACAGCCTATCCCGGTTCTGCACCATCCCCCAGGTGCAGTCCCGAGGAGAAACCGCCATGTTTATCCGTCCTTTGCTTGCTGCCGCGCTGCTCGCGGCCGGCGCCGTCCCCGCCCTCGCTCAGAACCAGGGCGGCCTGGTCATCAAGACCGACGATCTCAACCTCAACAGCGCTGCCGGCCGCGCCACGCTGGAGCGCCGCGTCGATGGCGCCCAGTCGCAGATCTGCCGCAATGCCACGGCGACCGGCTCGCGCAGCCGCGCCGCTCAGGAGCAGAAGGCCTGCCGCGCCGAGGTCCGCCGCCAGTTCGAGGCGCAGTTTGCCGGCCAGCACGACAACGGCTGAGCCAAAACCCGATACCCCCAATAGCCCCGGGGGTCAGGGCCGGGCAGTGCGGGATGTGCGACCCCCGCCTGTCCGGCCCTAAACTTATGCAGGAAGCCGCGCTTAACGGCCGGCCATCGCCTTGGCTTTGGCCAGGTAAGTCCGCCCGATCCGCACCGCCGAACCATCGGCCAGCTCGGCCGACCAGACGCCCAGGCCATCATGGCGCAGGCCGGTAATCCGGTCGCGGCGCAGGATCGTCGAACGATGCAGGCGGATAAAGCGCTGCGGATCAAGCCGCGCTTCCAGGCCCGTCACCGTCTGAAGTAGCAAGTAACTGCGGTCGCCGACATGCAGCCGGACATAGTCGCGCTCCGCGTCGATCCGATCGACATCGGCGGCAGCAATCCGCAGCAGTTCGGAGCGGTAGGGTACCCAGAACTCGGTCAGCCAGTCCCCGCCCTGCTCGGCACGTTCGCCGCGCCGGGCCAGCGCGCGGGCAACCGCGCGCTCAAGCCGATCCGGGGTGACCGGTTTCAGCACATAGTCGACTGCATCGAGGTCAAAGGCCTCGACCGCGAAATTCTCATGAGCGGTGACAAAGATTACTGCAGGTCGCGGCTTGCGTCCCGTCAGGGCACGCGCAACGGCCAGGCCGTCCAGCTCGGGCATGGTCATGTCAAGCAGGACCAGGTCGGGCGACAGGGCATCGATCATTCGCAGCGCTGCTGCGCCGTCCTGGGCCGTGCCGGCGACGTCCAGCCCGGCCAGATCGCGGCAGATCAGCTGCATTCGCTCGATCGCCAGCGGTTCGTCATCGACAATCAGGGTGCGCAAGGTGGTGGCGGTTTCAGTCATGGCGCTCCAGGGGCAGACGGATCAGGCTGCGCCAGCCGCCGCCAGCGACGGGGCCGGACGTGATCTGGGCAGCATCGCCGTAGCGCGCGGCAAGGCGATCGCGGACATTGGCAAGGCCGATGCCGAAGCCAGGTTTGGGATCCTTGGCGACCGGGCCGTCATCGGCCACCTCGATCACCAGGCAGCCATACTCCTCGCGCGCGGCGACCGTCAGCGTAACCGGATGGGTCGTTGCGGATACGGCATATTTGACCGAGTTCTCGATCAGCGGTTGCAGGATCATGCCTGGCATTCGCGCATCGGCCAGCGCCGCGGGAATATCGAACCTGGTGCGCAGCCGCTCGGGAAAGCGCACCGCCTCGATCTCAAGGTAAAGCCGCTGGAGCGCGATCTCCTGGTCGAGTGCCACATCGCCCGTCGGATCGCCGGCGAGGCTGCGGCGGTAGAAGGTGGAGAGCGTCTGGATCATCTGCTCGGCCGCCTGCGTCTTCCCGGTCATGACCAGGGCCGAGAGCGAGTTGAGCGTGTTGAACAGGAAGTGCGGATTGACCTGGTAGCGCAGGGACCGCAGTTCGGAAGCCTTGGCGGCGCGGCGATACTCGCCCTCGCGCCGCTCCGCCGCGCGGGCCTGTTCGGCATTGGCCAGCGAGAAGTAGAGCGCCGCCCAGGCCAAGAGCAGGTAATAGCGCCCCAAGGCCACGTCGACGAGCTGGCGCAGGCGGTTGTCGGCGCGGGTCTCGGCATCGATGGTAATCGCCGGGCGCGCCTCGCCGGTCGGGGCCGGCTGTGCGGTCGGCAGCGGATCGGGGGTTGCTGCAACCTCGGCCTCACGGTCAAGCGGATCGACCAGCAGGTTGCCGCTTTCGTCGCTGCGGATCCGCAGGCCTTCGCGCTCGCCGATCGTGGCGACGACCTTGTTCTCGATATCGGCAAAGGCCCACTGATTGATCGCTGCAAGCAGGACCGAGGCTGGCAGGGCCATCAGCAGCACAGCCCCGGCTTTGATCCAGAATGGCCGCGGATCGAGCAGCCGGACGATCGGCCAAAGCGCCAGTGTGACGGCCATCGAACCGAGCGTGACCAGAATCCGGCGCAGCAGCAGCGCATCGAAAAGCTCGAGCCCGACCAGCCAGCCGCGCAACGTCGCCAGCGCGAAATAGGCCAGCCAGACCCCGGCAATCGAGGCCAAAACCAGCTTGATTGGCACGCGCGGCGTGGATGGCGCAGTCAGGTCCATGGCCAACCTGACTAGCCCGAAGCAATAGGAACAGGCCAGCGGCTTGGTCGAACCGCAGGCGTCATTGGTCGAACGTCCCGGCGCGGCCTATTTGACCGGCAACAGGCCTTCGCGAGCGATCTTTTCCTTCCAGGCCAGCGGCGCGAGCTGGTGGACATTGTTGCCCTCGCTGTCGACCGCGACTGTAACGGGCATGTCCTCGACCGTGAACTCATAGATCGCTTCCATACCAAGGTCCTCGAAGGCGACGACCTTGGCTTCACGGATGGCACGCGCCACCAGATAGGCCGCGCCGCCGACCGCCATCAGGTAGGCCACCTTGTGCTTGGCAATCACCTCGGTCGCGCCTTGGCCGCGCTCGGCCTTGCCGATCATGGTCAGCAGGCCGAGCTCGCACATCATGTCGGTGAACTTGTCCATCCGCGTCGCCGTGGTCGGGCCGGCCGGGCCGACCACTTCACCCATGACCGGATCGACCGGGCCAACATAGTAGATCGAACGCCCCTTGAACTCGACCGGCAGAGCCTCGCCCTTGGCCAGCATGTCCTGGATCCGCTTGTGCGCGGCATCGCGGCCGGTCAGCATCTTGCCGTTGAGCAGCAGCCGGTCACCCTGCTTCCAGCTGCGCACTTCTTCGGCCGTCAGCCTATCAAGATTGACCCGCTTGGCCGCCTTGTCCGGCGTCCAGTGGACTTCGGGCCATTCGTTGAGGTTGGGTTTCTCGAGGAAGGTCGGACCCGAGCCATCGAGCGTGAAGTGCGCATGGCGGGTGGCGGCGCAGTTGGGGATCATGGCGACCGGCTTGCCCGCCGCGTGGCAGGGCGCGTCCATGATCTTCACATCGAGGATGGTCGAGAGTCCACCCAGGCCCTGGGCACCGATCCCCAGCGCGTTGACCTTGTCGAAGATCTCAATCCGCATTGCCTCGATATCGTTCTGTGGCCCGCGCTGCTTGAGTTGAGCCATGTCGATCGGCTCCATCAGCGCCTGCTTGGCCAGCAGCATGCAGTGCTCGGCCGTCCCGCCGATGCCAATGCCCAGCATCCCCGGCGGGCACCAGCCGGCACCCATCTGCGGCAGCATCTCGATCACCCAATCGACGATATTGTCGCTGGGGTTCATCATCTTGAACTTTGACTTGTTCTCGCTGCCGCCCCCCTTGGCCGCAACGTCGATGCTGACCTTGCTGCCCGGCACCATCGTGACGTGGAGCACTGATGGCGTATTGTCGCGGGTGTTGCGGCGGGTGAAGGCGGGATCGGCAAGGACCGAGGCGCGCAGTTTGTTTTCCGGGTGGTTGTAGGCGCGGCGCACCCCTTCATCGACCACTTCCTGTAGCGAGCGGCCCGATTCCAGGCGGCAATTCTGGCCCCATTCAACGAAGACATTGACGATGCCGGTGTCCTGGCAGATCGGCCGATGGCCTTCGGCGCACATCCGGCTGTTGGTCAGGATCTGGGCGATCGCATCCTTGGCCGCAGGGCCCTGCTCGGCCTGGTAGGCATCGCCCAGGGCGCGGATATAGTCCATCGGGTGAAAATAGCTGATAAACTGGAGCGCATCGGCGACGCTTTCGATCAGGTCTTCCTCGCGGATCGTCACCATCTCGGTCATGGGCGTAGGTTCCTCGAACGGGTTGTTTGGGGGCGCCTTAGTCCCTGAACCGCCCTCCCGTCAAAGCGCTTGGCGCAGCGCGGTGCTTCGCCTAGAAGCAAGGCGATTGCGGTGCTGTGTTATTTGTGCAATACAGCCCGTCGAGAAGGGTTGAATCATGAATCTCACTGCCGAGCGTCCGGGCACCGACCTTGCCGCCGCCCGCCGCGCGATGATCGACAGCCAGCTGCGCACCAGCGGGGTCAACGATCCTGCCGTGCTTGAAGCCTTCACCCGGGTCGCGCGCGAAGATCACGTTCCCGCCGCCGCCCGCGCCCATGCTTATATTGATCGCGCAATCCCGCTGGGTGACGGCCATGCGCTGGCCGCCCCGCTGTTTCATGGGCGTATGCTGGTAGAGGCCGGCCTTCAGGCCGATGACAACGTCCTGCTCGTCTCCTGCGGTAGCGGCTATCTTGCGGCATTACTGCAGGGGCTGGTCGCCAAGGTCACCACGGTCAGCGCTGCCGATGCCGCCGCTGGCAAGGCCAAGGGCAGCTACAGCTTGGTCCTGATCGACGGCGCAATCGAAGTCCTGCCCGACAACCTCGCCGCGCGCCTGGAAGACGCTGGTCGACTGGTAACGGGTCTGGTCGAACGCGGGGTGACGCGCCTCGCAACCGGCCGCAAGGCCGCCGGGGCCGTGGCGTTGCTGCCACTGGCCGAGATGGGAATCCCGGTGCTGGCTGAATTTGCCGCACCGAAACGGTGGAGCTTCTAAGCATGGCCATACGGCTTGGGCGGGCAATCCTGCTGGCGGGAATCGGGCTGGCAGCAGCCCCGGCGCTCGCCGATGATCTGCGCGAGGCGCTGGTCATGGCTTACAATACCAACCCGAACCTGCAGGCGGCGCGTGCCCAGCAGCGCGCCGTTGATGCCGGGGTGCCGATCGCTCGCTCAGCCGCCCTGCCGACACTCAGCGGCGCCGCCGCACACACCGAATTCGTCAAGCGCTCGGCCTCCACGCCCGGCGGACCGCTCGGCGGGCCCGAACGCGCGACCACCGCAGACCTGACCGCAGGCATGCCGCTCTATGCCGGCGGCGCTATCAAGAATTCGATCAGCGCCGCCAAGACCCGCGTCGAAGCCGGCCGCGCCGATCTCCGAGCAACTGAGACCGAAGTCTTCGCTCAGACCGTTGCAGCCTACATGGACGTAATCCTGGGCCAGGCCGTGGTTGGCCTCAACAAGGGCCAGGTCGGCGTGCTCGAAGTCAACCTGCAAGCCACACGCGACCGGTTTGAGATCGGCGATCTTACCCGCACCGACGTCGCGCAGTCGCAGGCCCGTCTCAGCCTCGCCCGTGGCCAGGCCCGCTCGGCCGAGGCCCAGCTGGTGGCAGCGCGCGAGCGCTATATCGCCGTGGTCGGCAAAGAGCCGGTCAACCTCCAGTCACCGCCGCCGCTATCGGGGTTACCTGCCGATGTCGAAACCGCCGTCCAGGTTGCGCTCGATTCGAACCCGGACCTGATCGCCGCGCGTCAGCGCAGCAAGGCTGCAGGCTTCGATACCGCTGCTTCAGGTGCCGGACGGCTGCCGCGCGTCAGCGTCTTCGCCGGGGCGGACTATACCGATTACCACGGCACGCTGGGCGGCGGTTCGCCGCTGGTCAACCAGTCAGCGACAACCGGCCAGGCCGGCATACGGGCCTCAATCCCGTTGTTCCAGGGCGGCCTTCCTGCCGCCCAGCGCCGGCAGGCCCAGGCCCGCGAAGGGGCGACGCTGGAACAGGAAATTGCGATCGAACGCCAGGTCATCTCCGGCGTCCGTGCTGCCTATGCCAGCTGGCAGGCCAGCCGGGAGATCATCGAATCTTCGCAGTCCGCCGTCGATGCTGCCAAGCTCAGCCTTGAAGGTGTGAAGGCCGAGAACACGGTCGGCAACCGCACGATCCTCGATATCCTGAATGCCGAGCAGGAACTGCTCAACGCGCAGGTCCAGCTCGTCACCGCGCAGCGCAATTCCTACGTCGCCGGGTTCAACCTCCTCGCCGCAATGGGCAAGGCCGAGGCGCGCGATCTGGCGCTTGACGGCGGCGCGCTCTACGATCCGGTCGCCAATTATGACCGCATCTCCGGCAACATCTGGGACTGGGCCAGCGACCCCGCGCCCAAGCCCCAGTCTACGCGCACCGTTGACACCAAGGCCCAGGACGGGACAGTAACCCCCAAGTGATTCTGTCCCCCTGCGGGACAAACGGGGGTAGGGCCATGCGTCAGGCAAGTGAACCGTCGGTCGAAGAGATCCTGGATTCGATCAAAAAGGTGATCGCTCGCGATAATCGCGCCGATGCCGCGATCGAGCGCAAGGAGCGGGAACAGCGCGGAATCAAGACTGCTGAGGCCGTAGAAGATGTCTTCGAGCTAGATGCCGCAGCCGAACTCGTCGACGACGAGGCCGAAGAGGCCCCGCTGCTGCCCGAGAATACCGCCAGCTCGATGCGCGAATCGCTTGCCGCGCTGGCCATGCTGGCCGAACCTGGCGCGGCGCCGCAGATTGTCCGCTCGGGCGAGACCTCGCTCGAAGGGTTGACCCGCGAGCTGTTGCGCCCGGCCCTGGCCGAATGGCTCGACAAGAACCTGCCGCCGCTGGTTGAGCGGATGGTCGCGGCCGAAATTGCCCGGATCGTCGGCAAGAAGGGCTGAGCCCTGTCCAATTCGCCAGACTCCGTCGAACTCGAACTGGCCGAGCGCACGCTCGCCCGGCTGGGCGGCTTCGACACCCGCTGGCAGATCTTTCTCTGCGCCGATCCCGAAGAGCCCAAGTGCTGCGACCGGGCCACCGGACACGCGGCTTGGCTGTTCCTGAAAAAGCGGCTCGGCGAACTGGGGTTGGGCGGCCACACTGGCGTGCTGCGCAACAAGGTGGGCTGCCTCAGGGTCTGTGCGCTGGGGCCGGTCGCCGTGGTCTGGCCGGGGCCGACCTGGTACCACTCCTGCACGCCAGAAGTGCTGGAGCGGATTATCCAGGAACACCTGATCGGCGGCGTGCCAGTGGCAGAATACCAGCTCAAGCCGCCGGCATAGCGGCTATTCCCGTTCGTCGATCGATTCGTCGTGGCCGGTGCCGCTCGACAGGAACAGCAGCGCCATCAGCGCCACGGTCAGCATGATCACACCCGCGATCCCCAGCACGCTTGCGATATAGAGGTGGATCGAAGGCAGACCGAATTCCCACGCAAGATAGGCAATCAGCACGAGGCAGACCGCCAGCGTAACAAGGCTCCAGCGCTTCAGCAGACGTTTATAGCGCGACCAGGCGATCGCAGCGATTTCCGGGTTGTCGAGCGGGGAACGGGTCATCACCGCCGCCTCTGCGCCTGTCGAAGGTGTGTTGCAAGTGGACGTTAGTCCCGGACTCGCCATCAGCCCCGCTTCGTGTCATCTTCTCAGGCCTAGAGGGGAGTATGCCATGACTATTGCCCGCCTGATCGAGGGGCGCAGCAGCCCCATTATCTCCATCGACGCCAGCGCCAGCGTGCGCAGTGCAGTGGCCCTGCTGGCCGAGAAACGGATCGGTGCCTTGCCGGTAATGGAGGGCGGCACGATTGCCGGGATCTTTTCCGAACGCGACGTGGTCTATGGCCTGGCACAGAACGGCCCGGCCATGCTGGATGGCCCAGTGGGTGCGGTGATGACCGCGCCGGTGATTTCGGTCGATTTGCAGTCCGACGTGCTCGATGCGCTAAGCCTGATGACCCGGCGCCGCATCCGCCACCTGCCTGTGGTGCAAGGTGGAGCAATGGTCGGCTTTATTTCGATCGGGGACCTTGTGAAGTACCGGATCGAGCGGATCGAGTCCGAGGCCCAGGCGATGCGCAGCTATATCCAGAGCGCCTGATCCGCGCACAGCCTTGCGGCTCGGCCTCGCGCGGCTTACATCGGGCGCATGGACGCTCCCACGATGACCCTCAGCCCCTCGGCTGCTGCGCGGATTGCGCTGATTGCCGAAAAGCAGGGCAAACCCGCCGCACTGCGCCTTGCGGTCGAGGGCGGCGGCTGTTCCGGCTTCCAATACCGCTTCGGACTGGCCGAAAGTATTGAGGAGGATGACCTGGTGGTCGAGACCGACGGCGTGAAGCTGGTGGTCGATCCGATCAGTCTCGACCTCGTGGCCGGAAGCGTTGTTGATTTCGTCGATTCGCTTGGCGGTTCAGCCTTCAAGGTAGAGAATCCTCTGGCTGCTGCCGGCTGCGGCTGCGGTTCCAGCTTCGCCGTCTGAATTCCCGATGCGCATCGCCAGCTTCAACATCAACGGGATCAAGGCCCGTTTACCGCGCCTGCTGGAATGGCTGGAGGAAACCCGCCCGGCCGTCGCCTGCCTGCAAGAGATCAAGACCCAGGACGAGGGCTTCCCGGCCGCAGAGTTCGAGAAGATCGGCTATCATGCTGTCTGGCACGGGCAGAAGGGCTTCAACGGCGTGGCCATCCTCGCCGATGGCACGACACCACAGGTGGTCCAGCAGGGTCTCCCCGGCGATCCGACCGACGATCACGCGCGCTATCTCGAGGTTGATGTGTTCGACACCCGGATCGTCAACATATACCTCCCCAACGGCAATCCCCAGCCGGGGCCGAAGTTTGATTACAAGCTGGCCTGGATGGAGCGGCTGCGCGCCCGGATGCAGGAGATCATGGCCGAGGAAGTGCCGGCCGTAGTGCTGGGCGATTACAACGTCATCCCGACCGACCGCGATGTCTGGGCCCCGGCCGCCATGGCCGATGACGCCCTGATGCAACCCGAATCGCGCGATGCCTATATGCGCCTGCTCGCCGATGGCTGGATCGATGCGATCGCCACGCACCAGCCGGGCGGCGGCGTCTGGACGTTCTGGGATTACCA comes from Novosphingobium ginsenosidimutans and encodes:
- a CDS encoding metallophosphoesterase family protein, which codes for MSGKTVLYHVSDLHFGYEDRQALDWFAAEVERERPAAVICTGDLTMRGTAKEFALAAEWLMHLPVPVSIEPGNHDVPYYHMMLRRLARPYAHFHALKHRLGSEIALPEVAVVSLKTIARAQLRLNWSKGRVSQGDLDATLHGLAHHRDVPLKLVACHHPLVEANTHATASTRGGKRALAALARAGAGAVLSGHVHDPFDKVVEVDGQTIRIVGAGTLSQRLRSSRPSFNRLVLDGAGDFSVEVKTL
- a CDS encoding TolC family outer membrane protein, whose translation is MAIRLGRAILLAGIGLAAAPALADDLREALVMAYNTNPNLQAARAQQRAVDAGVPIARSAALPTLSGAAAHTEFVKRSASTPGGPLGGPERATTADLTAGMPLYAGGAIKNSISAAKTRVEAGRADLRATETEVFAQTVAAYMDVILGQAVVGLNKGQVGVLEVNLQATRDRFEIGDLTRTDVAQSQARLSLARGQARSAEAQLVAARERYIAVVGKEPVNLQSPPPLSGLPADVETAVQVALDSNPDLIAARQRSKAAGFDTAASGAGRLPRVSVFAGADYTDYHGTLGGGSPLVNQSATTGQAGIRASIPLFQGGLPAAQRRQAQAREGATLEQEIAIERQVISGVRAAYASWQASREIIESSQSAVDAAKLSLEGVKAENTVGNRTILDILNAEQELLNAQVQLVTAQRNSYVAGFNLLAAMGKAEARDLALDGGALYDPVANYDRISGNIWDWASDPAPKPQSTRTVDTKAQDGTVTPK
- a CDS encoding protein-L-isoaspartate O-methyltransferase family protein, encoding MNLTAERPGTDLAAARRAMIDSQLRTSGVNDPAVLEAFTRVAREDHVPAAARAHAYIDRAIPLGDGHALAAPLFHGRMLVEAGLQADDNVLLVSCGSGYLAALLQGLVAKVTTVSAADAAAGKAKGSYSLVLIDGAIEVLPDNLAARLEDAGRLVTGLVERGVTRLATGRKAAGAVALLPLAEMGIPVLAEFAAPKRWSF
- a CDS encoding fumarate hydratase produces the protein MTEMVTIREEDLIESVADALQFISYFHPMDYIRALGDAYQAEQGPAAKDAIAQILTNSRMCAEGHRPICQDTGIVNVFVEWGQNCRLESGRSLQEVVDEGVRRAYNHPENKLRASVLADPAFTRRNTRDNTPSVLHVTMVPGSKVSIDVAAKGGGSENKSKFKMMNPSDNIVDWVIEMLPQMGAGWCPPGMLGIGIGGTAEHCMLLAKQALMEPIDMAQLKQRGPQNDIEAMRIEIFDKVNALGIGAQGLGGLSTILDVKIMDAPCHAAGKPVAMIPNCAATRHAHFTLDGSGPTFLEKPNLNEWPEVHWTPDKAAKRVNLDRLTAEEVRSWKQGDRLLLNGKMLTGRDAAHKRIQDMLAKGEALPVEFKGRSIYYVGPVDPVMGEVVGPAGPTTATRMDKFTDMMCELGLLTMIGKAERGQGATEVIAKHKVAYLMAVGGAAYLVARAIREAKVVAFEDLGMEAIYEFTVEDMPVTVAVDSEGNNVHQLAPLAWKEKIAREGLLPVK
- the xth gene encoding exodeoxyribonuclease III, with amino-acid sequence MRIASFNINGIKARLPRLLEWLEETRPAVACLQEIKTQDEGFPAAEFEKIGYHAVWHGQKGFNGVAILADGTTPQVVQQGLPGDPTDDHARYLEVDVFDTRIVNIYLPNGNPQPGPKFDYKLAWMERLRARMQEIMAEEVPAVVLGDYNVIPTDRDVWAPAAMADDALMQPESRDAYMRLLADGWIDAIATHQPGGGVWTFWDYQAGAWQRDHGFRIDHALLSPELADRLKACGVDKEYRGREKASDHAPVWIEIKPAD
- a CDS encoding sensor histidine kinase; the protein is MDLTAPSTPRVPIKLVLASIAGVWLAYFALATLRGWLVGLELFDALLLRRILVTLGSMAVTLALWPIVRLLDPRPFWIKAGAVLLMALPASVLLAAINQWAFADIENKVVATIGEREGLRIRSDESGNLLVDPLDREAEVAATPDPLPTAQPAPTGEARPAITIDAETRADNRLRQLVDVALGRYYLLLAWAALYFSLANAEQARAAERREGEYRRAAKASELRSLRYQVNPHFLFNTLNSLSALVMTGKTQAAEQMIQTLSTFYRRSLAGDPTGDVALDQEIALQRLYLEIEAVRFPERLRTRFDIPAALADARMPGMILQPLIENSVKYAVSATTHPVTLTVAAREEYGCLVIEVADDGPVAKDPKPGFGIGLANVRDRLAARYGDAAQITSGPVAGGGWRSLIRLPLERHD
- the erpA gene encoding iron-sulfur cluster insertion protein ErpA, translating into MDAPTMTLSPSAAARIALIAEKQGKPAALRLAVEGGGCSGFQYRFGLAESIEEDDLVVETDGVKLVVDPISLDLVAGSVVDFVDSLGGSAFKVENPLAAAGCGCGSSFAV
- a CDS encoding LytR/AlgR family response regulator transcription factor, with the translated sequence MTETATTLRTLIVDDEPLAIERMQLICRDLAGLDVAGTAQDGAAALRMIDALSPDLVLLDMTMPELDGLAVARALTGRKPRPAVIFVTAHENFAVEAFDLDAVDYVLKPVTPDRLERAVARALARRGERAEQGGDWLTEFWVPYRSELLRIAAADVDRIDAERDYVRLHVGDRSYLLLQTVTGLEARLDPQRFIRLHRSTILRRDRITGLRHDGLGVWSAELADGSAVRIGRTYLAKAKAMAGR
- a CDS encoding DUF2497 domain-containing protein, with product MRQASEPSVEEILDSIKKVIARDNRADAAIERKEREQRGIKTAEAVEDVFELDAAAELVDDEAEEAPLLPENTASSMRESLAALAMLAEPGAAPQIVRSGETSLEGLTRELLRPALAEWLDKNLPPLVERMVAAEIARIVGKKG
- a CDS encoding CBS domain-containing protein; this encodes MTIARLIEGRSSPIISIDASASVRSAVALLAEKRIGALPVMEGGTIAGIFSERDVVYGLAQNGPAMLDGPVGAVMTAPVISVDLQSDVLDALSLMTRRRIRHLPVVQGGAMVGFISIGDLVKYRIERIESEAQAMRSYIQSA
- a CDS encoding UrcA family protein gives rise to the protein MFIRPLLAAALLAAGAVPALAQNQGGLVIKTDDLNLNSAAGRATLERRVDGAQSQICRNATATGSRSRAAQEQKACRAEVRRQFEAQFAGQHDNG